The following coding sequences lie in one Halomonas sp. 'Soap Lake #6' genomic window:
- a CDS encoding GrxA family glutaredoxin, with amino-acid sequence MFVVIFGRMSCPFCVRAKQLADHLENTGKIEGYRYVDMPSEGVTKEDIAKTAGKPIRTVPQIFVDQQHIGGFTEFDQFVRSKQLLAS; translated from the coding sequence ATGTTTGTGGTCATTTTCGGTCGTATGTCGTGCCCCTTCTGCGTACGCGCCAAGCAATTAGCTGACCATTTAGAAAATACAGGAAAAATTGAAGGTTATCGCTACGTGGACATGCCCTCAGAAGGCGTCACTAAAGAGGATATTGCTAAAACAGCTGGTAAACCTATACGCACAGTTCCACAAATATTTGTTGATCAGCAACATATTGGTGGCTTTACCGAGTTCGACCAGTTTGTGCGCAGTAAACAGCTGCTAGCCTCTTAG
- a CDS encoding CoA transferase subunit A, with amino-acid sequence MAGFDKRVASYEEAMEGIKDGMTIIAGGFGLCGIPENLIAEIKRRGAKDLTVVSNNCGVDGFGLGVLLEDRQISKIIASYVGENAMFEQQMLNEEIDVVLTPQGTLAEKMRAGGAGIPAFYTATGYGTPIGEGKEVREFNGRHYILEEAITGDFAIVKGWKADRYGNVMYRHTAQNFNPMAATAGKITVVEVEEIVEPGELEPSQIHTPGIYVDRIIQGSFEKRIEKRTIRS; translated from the coding sequence ATGGCAGGATTTGATAAGCGTGTGGCTTCCTATGAGGAAGCGATGGAAGGTATCAAAGATGGTATGACCATTATTGCGGGCGGTTTTGGTCTCTGTGGCATACCAGAAAATCTTATCGCCGAAATTAAGCGCCGGGGCGCTAAAGATCTTACTGTCGTTTCTAACAACTGTGGTGTTGATGGTTTCGGGTTGGGAGTGCTGCTTGAGGACCGTCAGATCAGCAAAATCATCGCCTCCTATGTAGGTGAAAATGCGATGTTTGAGCAGCAAATGCTCAATGAAGAAATTGATGTTGTTTTGACTCCCCAAGGCACCCTGGCTGAGAAAATGCGCGCAGGCGGCGCTGGTATCCCAGCTTTTTACACCGCTACCGGTTACGGCACGCCAATTGGCGAAGGTAAAGAGGTGCGTGAATTCAATGGCCGCCACTACATTCTTGAAGAGGCCATTACAGGAGACTTTGCGATTGTAAAAGGCTGGAAGGCGGATCGTTACGGCAATGTTATGTATCGCCATACGGCACAGAACTTTAATCCGATGGCCGCGACTGCAGGCAAAATTACCGTGGTGGAAGTTGAAGAAATTGTAGAACCGGGTGAGCTTGAGCCAAGCCAGATTCACACCCCAGGCATTTACGTGGATCGTATTATTCAGGGCTCTTTTGAGAAGCGCATCGAGAAACGGACGATACGCAGCTAA
- the hybE gene encoding [NiFe]-hydrogenase assembly chaperone HybE, giving the protein MQSLAPSEYRYLTALAQAYRDAHLHTMKKASHYNPRLGVDALCFEHTNLSVNHAALMVGALITPCELWLVAVPEPSTLSSPLPETLLLDLPSGRYPLTLERLPNDYEIYKRVILNDLSDLESMQEAARLAQQMMSRLMANE; this is encoded by the coding sequence ATGCAAAGCTTAGCCCCCAGCGAGTATCGATACTTAACGGCATTGGCGCAGGCGTATCGTGATGCGCATTTGCATACTATGAAAAAAGCCAGTCATTATAACCCCAGGCTCGGAGTAGATGCCCTTTGCTTTGAACATACAAATCTGTCAGTTAACCATGCAGCACTCATGGTGGGCGCCTTAATTACTCCCTGTGAATTATGGCTAGTGGCAGTGCCGGAGCCGTCTACGCTGAGTTCTCCGCTACCGGAGACGCTGTTGCTTGACTTGCCTTCCGGGCGATACCCACTAACGTTAGAGCGGCTACCTAATGATTATGAAATTTACAAACGAGTCATACTGAACGATTTAAGCGATTTAGAAAGCATGCAGGAAGCAGCTAGGTTAGCGCAGCAAATGATGTCGCGTTTGATGGCAAATGAGTAA
- a CDS encoding 3-hydroxybutyrate dehydrogenase → MSSQTAITPRVAVVTGTTTGIGAAVVKHFCELGHQVLAVDFNPKGEQVADEAGAAFYQADLTDPEACRGAIADAVQRFGGVDILVNNAGIQHVASIETFPEEKWRQIIDLMLTAPFLLTQSAWPFMREKGWGRIINIASIHAHVASPGKAAYVSAKHGMMGLTKTAALEGGEQGITANAICPAYVKTPLVDNQIADQAKLHGMGEQEVIEKIMLKNAAVKRLIEPIEVAQMVAYLASDAAGAVTGSSWNIDLGWTAH, encoded by the coding sequence ATGAGCTCTCAAACAGCTATAACCCCACGTGTTGCTGTAGTCACTGGTACCACCACTGGCATTGGTGCTGCCGTTGTTAAACACTTTTGTGAGCTTGGTCACCAGGTTCTCGCGGTAGACTTTAACCCCAAGGGGGAGCAGGTCGCCGATGAGGCTGGCGCGGCATTTTACCAAGCTGATCTTACTGACCCAGAAGCATGTCGTGGTGCCATTGCGGATGCGGTACAGCGCTTTGGTGGCGTTGATATTTTGGTCAACAATGCTGGCATTCAGCATGTTGCTTCGATTGAAACTTTTCCTGAAGAGAAATGGCGTCAAATTATTGACTTGATGCTAACTGCGCCGTTCCTTCTCACCCAGTCAGCATGGCCTTTTATGCGTGAAAAGGGATGGGGGCGAATTATTAATATTGCCTCGATTCATGCCCATGTTGCTTCGCCGGGTAAAGCAGCGTACGTGAGTGCCAAACACGGCATGATGGGATTGACTAAAACGGCTGCATTGGAAGGGGGCGAACAAGGAATAACCGCTAATGCTATTTGCCCTGCTTATGTGAAAACCCCATTGGTGGACAACCAAATTGCCGATCAGGCCAAGCTGCATGGAATGGGCGAGCAAGAAGTAATTGAAAAGATCATGCTAAAAAATGCAGCTGTTAAGCGCCTAATTGAGCCTATAGAGGTAGCACAAATGGTAGCGTACTTAGCGTCAGATGCTGCGGGAGCGGTGACAGGCTCAAGTTGGAATATCGATCTCGGTTGGACAGCCCACTAA
- a CDS encoding response regulator transcription factor, producing MQMQEQRLLIIDDDEMFCHVLSRALTRRGFEVMVAHDADQALAVAAQFVPTMATLDLKLEHSSGLKLLPELLSTVPHCRIVVLTGYSSIATAVEAIKLGAVNYLCKPADADDVIHAFEHQEADPNIELADNPPSINRITWEHIQKVLQEHDGNISATARALGMHRRTLQRKLQKRPVRR from the coding sequence ATGCAGATGCAAGAGCAACGCCTTCTAATCATCGATGATGATGAAATGTTTTGTCACGTATTAAGCCGAGCGCTTACCCGGCGCGGCTTCGAAGTGATGGTTGCCCACGATGCCGATCAAGCTCTGGCGGTAGCCGCACAATTTGTGCCAACTATGGCAACACTAGACTTAAAGCTGGAGCACAGTTCGGGGCTTAAACTACTACCCGAGCTACTAAGCACAGTACCCCACTGCCGCATTGTCGTGCTCACGGGGTACTCAAGCATTGCCACCGCCGTAGAAGCAATTAAATTAGGCGCGGTGAACTATTTATGTAAACCCGCCGATGCCGATGATGTTATTCACGCCTTTGAGCACCAGGAAGCCGACCCTAACATCGAGCTTGCCGACAATCCGCCCTCGATCAACCGCATTACCTGGGAGCACATTCAAAAGGTGCTGCAAGAGCACGATGGCAATATCTCGGCTACCGCTCGAGCATTAGGCATGCACCGGCGCACCCTGCAGCGCAAATTACAGAAACGTCCTGTACGCCGCTAA
- a CDS encoding CoA transferase subunit B yields the protein MALTREQMAQRVARELEDGFYVNLGIGIPTLVANYVPDGIDVMLQSENGLLGMGRFPTEDEVDPDMINAGKQTVTARPGAAIFSSAESFAMIRGGHVDLTVLGAFEVDQEGNIASWMVPGKLIKGMGGAMDLVAGAENIICTMTHASKHGESKLLEKCTLPLTGAGCINRVLTDLAYLEIKDGAFILKERAPGVSVEEIIEKTAGKLVVPDHVPEMTFDE from the coding sequence ATGGCTTTAACACGCGAACAGATGGCGCAGCGCGTCGCTCGTGAGCTCGAAGATGGCTTCTACGTTAATCTAGGCATTGGTATTCCTACTCTGGTTGCCAACTATGTGCCTGATGGCATAGACGTCATGCTGCAATCAGAGAATGGTTTGCTGGGCATGGGCCGCTTCCCTACGGAGGACGAAGTCGACCCGGATATGATCAATGCTGGCAAGCAAACGGTAACGGCTCGGCCCGGTGCTGCAATTTTTTCCTCAGCGGAGTCTTTTGCCATGATCCGCGGCGGTCATGTGGATCTAACGGTACTAGGGGCTTTTGAGGTCGATCAGGAGGGTAATATTGCCTCGTGGATGGTGCCTGGCAAACTGATCAAAGGCATGGGCGGCGCTATGGATTTGGTCGCAGGCGCCGAAAACATCATTTGTACAATGACCCACGCATCCAAGCATGGAGAGTCTAAACTACTAGAGAAGTGCACGCTTCCGTTGACAGGGGCAGGCTGCATCAATCGCGTGCTAACGGATCTCGCTTATCTTGAAATTAAAGACGGAGCTTTCATCCTAAAAGAGCGAGCACCGGGTGTCAGCGTTGAGGAAATTATTGAGAAAACCGCTGGCAAGCTTGTTGTACCCGACCACGTGCCTGAGATGACTTTTGACGAGTAA
- the pyrC gene encoding dihydroorotase — protein sequence MDAITITRPDDWHLHLRDDEALNAVVGHTAAQMGRAIIMPNLKPPVTTTEQAVAYRERILAALPNGSTFEPLMTLYLTDTTSPEEIVKAAESGIVKAVKLYPAGATTNSASGVTDIAHCDEAIATMAKVGMPLLVHGEVTDSDIDIFDREAEFIERVMKPLLANHPDLKVVFEHITTQQAAEFVAAASDNIAATITAHHLLFNRNKMLVGGIRPHYYCLPILKREQHRQALLKAATSGSPKFFLGTDSAPHAQGDKESSCGCAGAYTAPVAIELYAMAFEEMQALDKLEAFASLNGPRFYGLPPNTGSVTLERREWRLPESYPYTEGQDIIPLLAGEILPWALKA from the coding sequence GTGGACGCTATTACGATAACCCGCCCCGATGATTGGCACCTCCATTTGCGTGATGATGAGGCGCTTAACGCCGTGGTGGGACATACTGCTGCGCAGATGGGGCGGGCGATTATTATGCCGAACCTGAAGCCACCCGTTACTACCACAGAGCAGGCCGTTGCTTACCGCGAGCGAATTTTAGCGGCGCTGCCAAACGGCAGTACGTTTGAGCCGTTAATGACGCTGTATTTGACGGATACCACTTCCCCTGAGGAAATCGTGAAAGCGGCAGAAAGTGGTATCGTAAAAGCCGTTAAGCTCTATCCTGCGGGGGCAACAACCAACTCGGCCTCTGGCGTAACCGACATTGCCCACTGTGATGAGGCCATTGCTACGATGGCCAAGGTGGGGATGCCGCTACTGGTACATGGTGAAGTCACGGATAGTGATATTGATATCTTTGACCGTGAAGCTGAATTTATTGAGCGGGTGATGAAGCCACTGTTAGCAAATCACCCTGATCTTAAAGTAGTGTTTGAGCATATTACGACACAGCAGGCAGCTGAGTTCGTTGCGGCGGCATCGGATAACATTGCAGCAACCATAACGGCCCACCACTTGCTGTTTAATCGCAATAAGATGCTGGTGGGTGGCATCCGCCCTCATTACTACTGCTTGCCAATTTTAAAACGTGAACAGCATCGCCAGGCTTTATTGAAAGCAGCCACTAGTGGCAGCCCAAAATTTTTCCTGGGTACGGATAGCGCGCCTCATGCGCAAGGCGATAAAGAGTCGAGCTGTGGTTGTGCAGGTGCGTATACGGCCCCTGTTGCGATTGAGCTATATGCAATGGCATTCGAAGAGATGCAGGCTCTGGATAAGCTTGAAGCGTTTGCCAGCTTAAATGGCCCGCGCTTCTACGGGCTGCCGCCCAATACGGGCTCCGTCACTTTGGAGCGTCGTGAATGGCGCCTGCCAGAGAGCTACCCGTACACTGAGGGGCAGGACATTATTCCGTTGCTGGCAGGTGAGATCTTGCCTTGGGCGCTTAAAGCCTAG
- a CDS encoding ATP-binding protein: MPTALPLPLSTPNRNLVRLTIVRGITWTGFLLAIIVGIEFLAFNLPVTAVVGVVIAMGILNIATWWRLGRPRAVSHLEYLSHLLADVAGLTLLFYFSGGSTNPFITYYLVPVTIAAATLPWRHAWIVAICSMAGYSFLMFFYHPIPQLGHINSDGPLSLHVLGMWLNFGLSAGLVTFFIYKMAHALRNRDKALSLTREAALRNEQVLAVATQAAGTAHELGTPLSTMAVLLKEMQDEAADDSPLHQDITLLRQQVDVCKSRLQHLVTNADRRRMAEPEVLDAEVWLAGVVQRWLVIRPDVSHYFDVAERRGRPWLAVDATLDQALTNLLNNAADANPEQIAIRLDWQDESVIIDIRDHGPGIAMSIADQLGDTFISTKSKGMGIGLFLTHATINRFGGGVSLYNHPEGGTLTEVTLPRCFAPDK, encoded by the coding sequence ATGCCTACCGCTCTACCACTCCCGCTATCAACGCCAAACCGCAACTTGGTTAGATTAACCATTGTCCGTGGCATCACATGGACTGGTTTTTTACTAGCCATCATTGTAGGCATAGAGTTTTTGGCGTTTAACTTACCCGTTACGGCTGTCGTTGGCGTCGTGATTGCAATGGGCATACTCAACATTGCCACTTGGTGGCGGTTGGGTAGACCAAGGGCAGTCAGCCATTTAGAGTACCTCTCACACTTACTGGCTGATGTTGCTGGCTTAACATTACTGTTTTATTTTTCCGGGGGCTCTACCAACCCTTTTATTACTTACTACTTAGTGCCCGTAACTATCGCAGCGGCCACTCTCCCATGGCGCCACGCTTGGATTGTGGCTATCTGCTCCATGGCCGGTTACTCCTTTTTGATGTTTTTCTATCATCCTATTCCGCAGTTAGGGCACATAAACAGCGATGGCCCTCTTAGCCTGCACGTGCTGGGGATGTGGCTAAATTTCGGTTTGTCCGCAGGGCTAGTCACCTTTTTCATCTACAAAATGGCTCATGCGCTGCGCAACCGGGATAAAGCACTCTCACTCACTCGAGAAGCCGCACTACGCAACGAACAGGTACTAGCGGTAGCGACTCAAGCCGCTGGCACCGCTCACGAGCTAGGTACTCCTCTTTCAACAATGGCGGTGCTACTCAAAGAGATGCAAGACGAAGCAGCAGATGACTCTCCTCTTCATCAAGATATTACTTTGCTCCGCCAACAAGTCGATGTTTGTAAATCACGCTTGCAACATTTAGTGACTAATGCCGACCGGCGGCGTATGGCTGAGCCTGAGGTACTTGACGCTGAAGTGTGGCTAGCAGGCGTAGTGCAGCGCTGGCTAGTCATCCGGCCCGACGTTAGCCACTACTTTGACGTTGCCGAACGACGCGGCCGACCATGGCTTGCGGTAGACGCAACCCTTGACCAAGCGCTCACCAACTTACTGAACAATGCCGCTGACGCTAATCCAGAACAAATAGCCATTCGGCTAGACTGGCAAGATGAAAGTGTCATTATTGATATACGTGACCATGGCCCTGGCATCGCCATGTCTATCGCCGACCAGCTTGGCGATACCTTTATTTCTACGAAAAGCAAAGGCATGGGCATAGGCTTGTTTTTAACCCATGCCACGATTAACCGCTTTGGCGGTGGTGTTAGCCTGTACAATCACCCTGAAGGTGGCACATTAACGGAAGTCACACTTCCACGCTGCTTCGCCCCAGATAAGTAA
- a CDS encoding DUF1338 domain-containing protein, producing the protein MQREEFIQQLWLDYMHTHPDLGALRLWPLNAPAEYLTLVTLNHGPFSANALGVKLAHMGYRSAGHYAMADKGLLIHLLAPSDHGSWLVLAELQLGTLSKLPREALSGLVSKSHPEDCKGHNLLCRGRPWPMPSWELYQQLQAAHPLAAWLSVMGPRLHHAGFDCTALGNPLETLDTQLIASGMPSIESQQNGVFPVSSLLHHRFYPSMSQKIAFSNGDEHRLCLGGLALTQKRLDDDHERIAEILLPYHTRCEMA; encoded by the coding sequence ATGCAGCGCGAGGAGTTTATACAACAGCTGTGGCTTGACTACATGCATACTCACCCCGACTTGGGGGCACTCAGGCTATGGCCGTTGAATGCGCCAGCAGAGTACCTGACACTGGTAACACTAAACCATGGGCCTTTCTCAGCTAATGCATTGGGGGTCAAACTCGCACACATGGGTTACCGGTCTGCTGGTCATTACGCCATGGCGGATAAAGGATTGCTTATTCACTTACTCGCGCCAAGTGATCACGGTAGCTGGCTAGTACTGGCAGAACTGCAACTGGGCACACTCTCCAAACTCCCCAGAGAGGCGCTATCTGGACTAGTTTCCAAAAGCCACCCAGAGGATTGCAAAGGGCATAATCTGCTTTGTCGCGGCCGCCCCTGGCCTATGCCTTCTTGGGAACTGTATCAACAGCTTCAAGCCGCTCATCCACTTGCAGCATGGTTATCTGTAATGGGTCCTCGCCTACACCATGCAGGCTTTGACTGCACGGCATTAGGCAACCCGCTTGAAACACTCGACACTCAACTAATCGCCTCTGGCATGCCTTCAATAGAAAGCCAGCAAAACGGCGTTTTCCCCGTCTCATCATTGCTACACCATAGGTTTTATCCTTCAATGTCGCAAAAAATCGCGTTTAGCAATGGCGACGAACATAGGCTCTGCTTAGGAGGTTTAGCCTTGACACAAAAGCGCCTGGATGATGATCACGAACGTATTGCTGAAATTCTACTGCCCTACCATACGCGCTGCGAAATGGCATAA
- the mtnN gene encoding 5'-methylthioadenosine/S-adenosylhomocysteine nucleosidase: MRRIGIIGAMAQEVSILAGQLEHAERYEHAGFVFYTGTRHGIEVVVLQSGIGKVNAAVGTAILLERHQPDAIINTGSAGGFASDLNIGDIVISDEVRHHDVDAVVFGYELGQVPGMPAAYQADKQLREVARSAIATLGEVNVREGLIATGDAFMSAPERVAATRENFPAMLAVEMEAAAIAQTCHLYGCPFVVIRALSDIPGSGDNHLSFEQFLDIAADHSSRMVDQMLMALGNA; this comes from the coding sequence GTGCGACGGATTGGAATTATCGGCGCCATGGCACAAGAGGTTAGTATCCTTGCAGGCCAGCTTGAACATGCCGAGCGCTACGAGCACGCCGGATTTGTTTTTTATACTGGCACACGCCACGGCATAGAAGTGGTGGTCCTGCAGTCAGGTATTGGCAAGGTTAACGCGGCGGTTGGTACCGCAATATTGCTAGAACGCCACCAACCCGATGCCATCATCAACACCGGTTCCGCCGGAGGCTTCGCCAGCGACCTTAACATCGGAGACATAGTCATCTCCGATGAAGTCCGCCATCACGATGTAGATGCCGTCGTATTCGGCTACGAGCTGGGCCAGGTTCCAGGCATGCCGGCCGCTTATCAAGCAGATAAGCAGCTACGCGAAGTGGCTCGAAGTGCTATAGCTACGCTGGGCGAGGTCAATGTACGTGAAGGGTTAATTGCTACAGGGGATGCGTTCATGTCTGCCCCTGAGCGAGTAGCCGCCACTCGCGAGAATTTTCCAGCAATGCTAGCAGTTGAAATGGAAGCTGCCGCTATTGCACAAACTTGCCATCTTTACGGGTGCCCTTTTGTCGTTATCCGCGCTCTTTCTGATATTCCAGGCAGTGGCGACAATCACCTCTCTTTTGAGCAATTTTTAGATATCGCGGCAGACCACTCATCCCGCATGGTTGATCAGATGCTAATGGCGCTTGGCAACGCATAA